A window of the Lolium perenne isolate Kyuss_39 chromosome 7, Kyuss_2.0, whole genome shotgun sequence genome harbors these coding sequences:
- the LOC139833078 gene encoding uncharacterized protein: MKKKNEQSSALVQTADEEREPDNSVGNAAPIVEDDLSTDEDDEATHADLQALKHDPGKRIPISRYAVNDQDRVRRRYIDMGPCQPKNHKFFVTVKSGKDRRFCHGWFAEFPWIEYSVEKDAAFCFVCYLFKDKTKCPGGDSFVKDGFRNWNMKSRLVRHEGGVGSAHAEAQEKFDMFCTPRASIRASLCSSNSQYKALYLQRLTWTLKCLRFLLHQGLAFRGHDESEDSLNKGNFLELLNWLAGNFEEVNKVLLNNAPQNCRMIHHDIQHELIKCCVRETTKLLIEELDGGQFAILADESSDVYQNEQLAVCLRYVDKKGRAVVRLLGLAHVEDTTSLTFKAAIQEMLMEYNLTFAMARGQGYDGASNMKGNANGLKKLILKKLISKL, translated from the exons ATGAAGAAAAAGAATG AACAATCTTCGGCGCTAGTGCAAACAGCAGATGAAGAACGTGAACCGGACAATAGCGTTGGAAACGCAGCCCCAATTGTGGAAGATGATTTGTCAactgatgaagatgatgaagcaacACATGCAGATTTGCAGGCCCTCAAACATGACCCTGGCAAGCGGATTCCCATATCAAGATATGCTGTCAATGATCAAGATAGAGTAAGAAGGAGATACATTGATATGGGGCCATGCCAACCAAAGAATCACAAGTTTTTTGTCACAGTAAAGAGTGGAAAAGATCGCCGCTTTTGCCATGGTTGGTTTGCAGAATTTCCATGGATTGAGTATAGTGTGGAAAAGGATGCCGCCTTCTGCTTTGTTTGCTATTTGTTCAAAGATAAAACAAAATGTCCCGGTGGAGATTCATTTGTGAAGGATGGTTTTAGGAACTGGAACATGAAAAGTAGATTGGTGAGACATGAAGGTGGTGTTGGTAGTGCTCATGCTGAAGCTCAGGAGAAATTTGATATGTTCTGTACACCAAGAGCATCAATCCGAGCATCTCTTTGTTCAAGCAACTCACAATACAAGGCTTTGTATTTGCAGCGTTTGACATGGACACTCAAGTGTTTGAGGTTTCTATTGCATCAAGGCTTGGCATTTAGAGGACACGATGAAAGTGAAGATTCACTAAATAAAGGAAATTTCCTTGAGCTCTTAAATTGGCTTGCAGGAAATTTTGAAGAGGTTAACAAGGTGCTTCTCAACAATGCTCCACAGAATTGCAGGATGATTCACCATGACATACAACATGAGCTGATCAAATGTTGTGTGCGGGAGACTACTAAACTACTCATTGAAGAACTTGATGGTGGTCAGTTTGCAATACTTGCAGATGAATCTAGTGATGTGTATCAGAATGAGCAGTTGGCTGTTTGCTTGCGCTATGTTGATAAGAAAGGAAGGGCAGTTGTAAGATTACTTGGTCTTGCTCATGTTGAGGACACTACCTCTTTGACATTTAAAGCTGCAATTCAGGAAATGCTTATGGAGTACAACTTGACATTTGCCATGGCCCGTGGGCAAGGATATGACGGAGCTAGCAACATGAAAGGTAATGCCAATGGTCTGaaaaaactaattctgaaaaaacTAATATCAAAGTTGTAG
- the LOC127314752 gene encoding uncharacterized protein, with protein MARLLAQTLARPAPTSASLLPLRGFATKVEFIEIDLADEDASVPGAAAGDGSPSVEVAGIRRLEEAIHGVMVRRSTPEWLPFVPGGSFWVPPMRRPHGVAELVGRIAASGVGEAGQVAYQAEAYVPMTEEEELSLSTARGWPSSAYFVEGKSLRSKKRSIKDAAHTDDDES; from the exons ATGGCTCGCCTACTCGCGCAAACCCTAGCACGCCCGGCCCCAACCTCCGCTTCCCTCCTCCCGCTCCGCGGGTTCGCCACTAAGGTCGAGTTCATCGAGATCGACCTCGCCGACGAAGACGCGTCGGTCCCCGGTGCCGCCGCCGGCGACGGCTCCCCCTCGGTTGAGGTTGCGGGGATCCGGCGCCTGGAGGAGGCCATCCACGGCGTCATGGTCCGCCGGTCCACCCCCGAGTGGCTCCCGTTCGTGCCGGGCGGGTCGTTCTGGGTGCCCCCGATGCGGCGCCCGCACGGGGTCGCCGAGCTCGTCGGCCGGATCGCGGCCTCCGGGGTCGGCGAAGCCGGCCAAGTGGCATATCAGGCGGAGGCCTACGTCCCtatgacggaggaggaggagctctccCTTTCCACAGCTCGGGGATGGCCCTCGTCCGCCTACTTCGTTGAAG GAAAATCTCTACGATCAAAGAAGAGATCAATCAAAGATGCTGCTCATACTGATGATGATGAAAGCTGA